A single Schistocerca piceifrons isolate TAMUIC-IGC-003096 chromosome 6, iqSchPice1.1, whole genome shotgun sequence DNA region contains:
- the LOC124803160 gene encoding myb/SANT-like DNA-binding domain-containing protein 3, with product MENKKRTPNFSKFKVDILLELVASNSSILDCKKTDGCTVMEKLDAWENIATQFNATPGVTKRRPERLKTCYENLKRMLRKDLAEEKIQVYKKEGGKAIPVPKKSPHESKLLEIVGSSLKLLENTFDLDAQYSVIMDLNVGVADDTAVGDASSTTNSNGTVIVAEAGESLIPAQVVMENVQQPFSTPSSAGAQETCNRRRMPPRRKPTSSSAPDSVMQKRVEVLQQQLEMMKREHMKDMRI from the exons ATGGAGAACAAGAAAAGGACGCCGAATTTTTCCAAATTCAAAGTAGACATACTTTTGGAGTTGGTTGCCTCAAATTCAAGTATATTAGATTGTAAAAAAACAGATGGTTGCACAGTTATGGAAAAACTGGATGCATGGGAAAATATAGCAACACAATTTAATGCAACTCCAg GTGTAACAAAAAGAAGGcctgaaaggctcaaaacatgttACGAGAATTTGAAGAGGATGTTGCGGAAGGATTTGGCTGAAGAGAAGATTCAAGTCTATAAAAAAGAAGGAGGGAAGGCAATACCAGTACCTAAAAAGAGTCCACACGAGTCAAAACTACTGGAAATAGTTGGCTCATCATTGAAGCTCCTGGAAAATACCTTTGATTTGGATGCACAGTACAGTGTAATAATGGATCTAAATGTAGGTGTGGCTGATGATACAGCAGTTGGTGATGCCAGCAGTACCACAAACAGTAATGGAACTGTAATTGTTGCTGAAGCTGGCGAAAGCCTTATCCCAGCACAGGTTGTTATGGAGAATGTTCAGCAACCCTTTTCCACACCTTCAAGTGCAGGGGCACAAGAAACATGTAATCGGAGAAGGATGCCACCGAGACGTAAACCAACTTCCTCCTCTGCACCGGACAGTGTAATGCAGAAGAGAGTGGAAGTACTCCAGCAGCAGCTGGAAATGATGAAGAGAGAACATATGAaagatatgagaatttaa